One segment of Mycolicibacterium sp. YH-1 DNA contains the following:
- a CDS encoding SAF domain-containing protein, whose translation MGNSIDASPLSRLLVALRPDWTRTIAARRTLAGLLVLLAAAAALRPDPADGHADVVVATRDLTPGVALSATDLRVESHSATTIPDGAQSNPVELVGMTLAGPTRRGEVLTDIRVLSPRLAEATAGPDARVVPLALADLALLDLLRPGDVVDILAASSVAPGGSTDAPPRVVATNAVVVLVSERSSSPASGDHRVVLVALPSHAAADVAGASLTQAVTLTLR comes from the coding sequence GTGGGGAATTCCATCGATGCGTCGCCGCTCAGTCGGCTCCTGGTCGCGCTGCGTCCCGACTGGACGCGAACCATCGCCGCACGCCGCACCCTCGCCGGGCTCCTGGTGTTGCTGGCCGCCGCTGCCGCACTGCGCCCCGACCCGGCCGATGGCCACGCCGACGTGGTGGTGGCCACGCGCGATCTGACCCCGGGCGTCGCCCTGAGCGCCACCGATCTGCGCGTCGAATCCCATTCGGCGACCACGATTCCCGACGGAGCCCAATCCAATCCGGTTGAGCTCGTCGGTATGACACTCGCCGGTCCGACACGACGCGGCGAGGTACTCACCGACATACGCGTGCTGAGCCCGCGTCTCGCCGAGGCGACGGCCGGACCCGACGCCCGCGTGGTTCCGCTTGCGCTGGCCGATCTCGCGCTGCTGGACCTGCTGCGCCCCGGAGACGTGGTGGACATCCTGGCCGCGAGTTCGGTTGCCCCCGGCGGCAGTACCGACGCGCCACCACGGGTGGTCGCGACCAACGCCGTTGTCGTCCTGGTGTCGGAGCGCTCGTCGTCCCCGGCGAGCGGGGACCACCGCGTGGTGCTGGTGGCATTGCCATCACATGCGGCCGCCGACGTCGCGGGCGCCTCGCTCACTCAAGCCGTGACGCTGACGCTGCGCTGA
- a CDS encoding HNH endonuclease family protein, with product MGRRIPVLLVLVVLGIAVLVWVAVRSDSRPGADEAASPSAGTIAFDQARADLGRLPVKAWDRRSDYSRHRFGKAWSDEVNVEFGHNGCNTRDDVLRRDLVNLVLRSGTCFAQRGTLRDPYSGQVIDFVRGPSTSDAVQIDHVVSLSDAWYKGARNWDDQRRRDFANDPRNLLAVAGNANFDKAFRDAASWLPPNVAFRCEFVARQVEVKSAYGLWVSGKEKDAMADVLRDC from the coding sequence ATGGGTCGGCGCATTCCCGTACTGCTGGTGCTCGTGGTGCTCGGAATCGCCGTCCTGGTGTGGGTCGCGGTGCGTTCCGACTCCAGGCCCGGCGCGGACGAGGCGGCGTCACCGTCGGCGGGCACGATCGCATTCGACCAGGCCAGGGCCGATCTCGGCCGGCTGCCGGTCAAGGCCTGGGACCGCCGCAGCGACTACTCGCGACACCGGTTCGGCAAGGCCTGGAGTGACGAAGTCAACGTCGAGTTCGGCCACAACGGCTGCAATACCCGCGACGACGTGCTGCGCCGCGACCTCGTGAATCTGGTGCTGCGGTCGGGCACATGCTTCGCCCAGCGCGGCACTCTGCGCGACCCCTACAGCGGCCAGGTCATCGACTTCGTCCGGGGCCCGTCGACGTCCGACGCAGTTCAGATCGATCACGTCGTGTCGCTGTCGGACGCTTGGTACAAGGGGGCGCGGAACTGGGACGATCAACGTCGTCGTGACTTCGCCAACGATCCGCGCAACCTGCTCGCGGTGGCGGGGAACGCCAACTTCGACAAGGCTTTTCGCGATGCAGCCAGCTGGCTGCCGCCCAACGTGGCCTTCCGTTGCGAGTTCGTCGCCAGGCAGGTCGAGGTGAAGTCGGCGTACGGCCTGTGGGTGTCGGGCAAGGAGAAGGACGCCATGGCCGATGTGCTGCGCGACTGCTAG
- a CDS encoding 5-formyltetrahydrofolate cyclo-ligase has protein sequence MNADTTKAELRRSILRARREISAEQRRSEAEALLRHLVAHVPANATVCAYVPVGSEPGSREMLDALVAAGVRVLLPVAREVDGHPRPLAWGEYDADGLVEAPFGLREPAPPWLPPEAIAQAALVCVPALAVDRSGVRLGRGAGFYDRSLHLASPTTTLVAVVRDEELVEHLPGEAHDVPMTHALTPNLGLVRLGIAS, from the coding sequence GTGAATGCGGACACGACCAAGGCCGAACTGCGCAGGTCGATCCTGCGCGCGCGTCGCGAGATCTCCGCCGAGCAACGTCGGTCGGAGGCCGAGGCTCTGCTTCGTCATCTGGTCGCGCACGTGCCAGCGAACGCGACGGTCTGCGCGTACGTGCCCGTCGGATCGGAGCCTGGCTCGCGCGAGATGCTGGACGCGTTGGTCGCAGCGGGCGTGCGGGTCCTGCTACCCGTAGCCCGCGAGGTCGACGGGCATCCGCGGCCCCTCGCGTGGGGCGAGTACGACGCCGACGGGCTTGTCGAGGCCCCGTTCGGGCTGCGCGAGCCCGCGCCGCCGTGGCTGCCACCCGAGGCCATCGCGCAGGCCGCGCTGGTGTGCGTACCCGCGCTGGCCGTGGACCGGTCGGGCGTGCGACTCGGACGGGGCGCCGGCTTCTATGACCGCTCGCTGCACCTGGCCTCGCCGACGACAACACTGGTCGCCGTCGTCCGCGACGAGGAGTTGGTCGAGCACCTGCCCGGGGAGGCCCACGACGTCCCGATGACGCACGCGCTGACGCCGAACCTGGGTCTCGTCCGACTCGGCATCGCCTCCTGA
- a CDS encoding UTP--glucose-1-phosphate uridylyltransferase, with the protein MTTQAQVRIPRTAVVPAAGLGTRFLPATKTVPKELLPVVDTPGIELVAAEAAQAGGERLIIVTSEGKDGVVAHFVQDLILEGTLEARGKHVMLEKVRRAPGLIKVESVVQAEPLGLGHAVGCVEEKLLPDEDAIAVLLPDDLVLPTGVLETMSKVRAKRGGSVLCAIEVPREEISAYGVFDVEVLPDADNPNVLKVLGMVEKPKAEDAPSLYAAAGRYVLDRAIFDALRRVKRGVGGEIQLTDAIALLIDEGHPVHVVVHRGRRHDLGNPGGYLKAAVDFALERDDYGPELRRWLVERLNLVER; encoded by the coding sequence ATGACGACACAGGCTCAGGTGCGGATACCGCGTACCGCGGTGGTTCCCGCCGCCGGGTTGGGAACGCGATTCCTCCCGGCCACAAAGACCGTGCCCAAGGAGTTGCTACCCGTCGTTGACACGCCGGGAATCGAACTCGTCGCCGCCGAGGCGGCGCAGGCTGGTGGCGAGCGGCTGATCATCGTCACGTCCGAGGGCAAGGACGGTGTTGTCGCCCACTTCGTGCAGGACCTCATCCTGGAGGGCACGCTCGAGGCTCGCGGCAAGCACGTGATGCTGGAGAAGGTGCGCCGGGCGCCTGGACTGATCAAGGTCGAGTCCGTCGTACAGGCCGAACCGCTGGGACTGGGCCACGCCGTCGGGTGCGTCGAGGAGAAGCTGCTGCCCGACGAGGACGCCATCGCGGTGCTGCTGCCCGACGACCTGGTGTTGCCGACGGGCGTGCTGGAGACGATGTCGAAGGTGCGCGCCAAGCGCGGCGGCTCTGTGCTGTGCGCCATCGAGGTGCCGCGCGAGGAGATCAGCGCCTACGGCGTTTTCGACGTCGAGGTGCTGCCCGACGCTGACAACCCGAATGTCTTGAAGGTCCTCGGCATGGTCGAGAAGCCGAAGGCCGAGGATGCGCCGTCGCTGTACGCGGCAGCAGGCCGTTACGTGCTCGACCGGGCCATCTTCGACGCCTTGCGGCGGGTGAAGCGCGGCGTCGGCGGTGAGATCCAGCTGACCGACGCGATCGCGCTTCTCATTGACGAGGGGCACCCGGTTCACGTCGTCGTTCATAGGGGCCGCCGACACGACTTGGGAAATCCCGGCGGCTACCTCAAGGCTGCGGTTGACTTTGCGTTGGAGCGCGATGACTACGGACCGGAGCTGAGGCGCTGGTTGGTCGAGCGATTGAATCTGGTCGAACGCTGA
- the glp gene encoding gephyrin-like molybdotransferase Glp, which yields MRSVEEQQARVAAAAVAPRPVRVAIAEAQGLMCAEEVVTERPLPGFDQAAIDGYAVRSVDVLGAEPIGEVDDGSNVGRVEEISLPVMGVIEAGARTPSRLQPRQAARVQTGAPMPTLADAVLPLRWTDGGESRVRVLRSVRSGAYVRRTGDDVQPGDVAVRAGTIIGAAQVGLLAAVGRERVLVHPRPRLSVMCVGGELVDISRTPGNGQVYDVNSYALAAAGRDAGAEVNRVGIVDTQAKELRDVVEGQINRAEVVVIAGGVGGEAAESVRAVLAELGEIEVARIAMHPGSVQGFGQLGRDGVPVFLLPANPVSALVVFEVMVRPLIRMSLGKRQPLRRVVQARTLSPITSVAGRKGYLRGQLMRDQDTGEYLVQALGGAPGASSHLLATLAEANCLVMVPGEAEEVRTGEIVDVAFLAQRG from the coding sequence TTGCGTTCGGTGGAGGAGCAGCAGGCTCGGGTAGCCGCCGCCGCGGTGGCACCTCGCCCGGTGCGCGTGGCCATTGCCGAGGCGCAGGGGTTGATGTGCGCTGAGGAGGTCGTCACCGAGCGGCCCCTACCGGGTTTCGACCAGGCCGCTATAGACGGATACGCGGTGCGCAGCGTCGACGTCCTGGGTGCAGAACCCATCGGCGAGGTCGATGACGGTTCCAATGTGGGCCGCGTCGAGGAGATCAGCCTGCCCGTGATGGGCGTCATCGAGGCCGGCGCCCGCACGCCGAGCCGGCTGCAGCCCCGTCAGGCGGCACGTGTCCAGACGGGTGCTCCGATGCCGACGCTGGCCGACGCGGTCCTGCCGTTGCGCTGGACGGACGGCGGCGAGTCCCGTGTGCGAGTGCTGCGCAGCGTGCGGTCCGGGGCGTATGTGCGACGCACCGGTGACGACGTCCAGCCCGGAGACGTTGCGGTGCGGGCCGGAACGATCATCGGTGCCGCACAAGTCGGGTTGCTTGCGGCGGTGGGTCGCGAACGCGTGCTGGTGCATCCGCGGCCGCGACTGTCGGTCATGTGCGTCGGCGGGGAACTCGTCGACATCTCCCGCACGCCGGGCAATGGGCAGGTTTACGACGTCAACTCGTATGCGCTCGCCGCGGCCGGCCGCGACGCGGGCGCCGAGGTGAATCGGGTGGGCATCGTCGACACCCAGGCCAAGGAACTGCGCGACGTGGTCGAGGGGCAGATCAACCGTGCCGAGGTGGTGGTGATCGCCGGCGGCGTCGGCGGTGAGGCCGCCGAGAGCGTGCGTGCGGTGCTCGCCGAGTTGGGCGAGATCGAGGTGGCCCGTATCGCGATGCATCCCGGCTCGGTGCAGGGTTTCGGGCAACTGGGACGCGACGGTGTGCCGGTGTTTCTACTTCCCGCCAACCCGGTCAGCGCGCTGGTGGTGTTCGAGGTGATGGTCCGGCCACTGATCCGGATGTCGTTGGGCAAGCGGCAACCGCTGCGCCGGGTGGTGCAGGCGCGGACGTTGTCACCGATCACATCGGTCGCCGGGCGGAAGGGCTATCTGCGCGGCCAGCTGATGCGTGACCAGGACACCGGCGAGTACCTGGTGCAGGCGCTGGGCGGTGCTCCCGGCGCGTCGTCGCACCTGCTTGCCACCCTGGCCGAGGCGAACTGCCTGGTGATGGTTCCCGGTGAGGCCGAAGAGGTCCGCACCGGTGAGATCGTCGACGTCGCCTTCCTCGCCCAGCGCGGCTGA
- a CDS encoding GNAT family N-acetyltransferase, giving the protein MNLWRSPSLHPGWPRPIGPLRVPAGLVRLRPVRLRDGAVWSRIRLADQAHLEPWEPVAEVSWEVRHAVSSWPAICSGLRGEARRGRMLPYVIELDGQFCGQLTLGNVTHGALRSAWIGYWVASEVTGGGVATAALAMGVDHGFGAVRLHRIEATVRPENTASRRVLAKAGFRQEGLLERYLEVDGAWRDHLLVAITVEELSVSATSALVRSGRANWA; this is encoded by the coding sequence GTGAACCTGTGGCGCTCGCCGTCGTTACATCCGGGCTGGCCGAGGCCGATTGGGCCGCTCCGGGTGCCGGCGGGACTGGTTCGGCTTCGGCCGGTGCGCCTGCGTGACGGCGCGGTGTGGAGCCGGATCCGGCTGGCTGATCAGGCGCACCTCGAGCCGTGGGAGCCGGTCGCCGAGGTGAGCTGGGAAGTGCGCCATGCGGTCTCGTCGTGGCCGGCGATCTGCTCGGGACTCCGGGGGGAGGCCCGACGCGGACGGATGCTGCCCTATGTGATCGAGCTCGACGGCCAGTTCTGCGGCCAGCTCACCCTGGGCAATGTCACGCACGGCGCGCTGCGATCGGCGTGGATCGGCTACTGGGTGGCCAGCGAGGTCACCGGTGGCGGAGTCGCGACTGCCGCCCTGGCGATGGGGGTCGACCACGGCTTCGGCGCGGTGCGGTTGCACCGCATCGAGGCGACGGTGCGACCCGAGAACACCGCGAGTCGCCGCGTGCTGGCCAAGGCCGGGTTCCGGCAGGAGGGCCTGCTCGAGCGCTACCTCGAAGTCGACGGCGCATGGCGGGACCACCTCTTGGTCGCGATTACCGTCGAGGAGCTCTCGGTGTCCGCGACGTCGGCGCTCGTGCGGTCCGGTCGAGCGAACTGGGCCTGA
- the glpR gene encoding gephyrin-like molybdotransferase receptor GlpR, translating to MPSIPQSLLWISLVVLWLFVLVPMLISKRDTVRRTSDVALATRVLNTGRSARLIKRRGPAAGHRSDPDWRPMHDDRDEHEDFDGDEAKTAPRKVIVLAAAKPVEVESESEYLDVDVVEEDSGALPLGATARQRLEDPVLPLDFTTAEDIGAAPDEAEEPDEAEAPAEAVYEAGPPTAAIRTPADAEFEIDERVEEPIDEVIEDDVLEEEPVDEVVEDEAFDDTVEDEPADEIDEELEYRAEGTDHDYETVDDSSGLEAVSESDLDDSMSQPRRDRYQTKTAAAVSARKFAFRKRMLMSMAALLLVSGVAAVFLGSALWWVCGTVGAVTVLYLGYLRRQTRIEEQLRRRRAQRMARSRLGVENTKDQEFDVVPSRLRRPGAVVLEIDDEDPVFEHLDYATFGEYHLQRAAGE from the coding sequence ATGCCAAGCATCCCCCAATCCCTTCTGTGGATCTCCCTCGTCGTGCTCTGGCTCTTCGTGCTCGTTCCGATGTTGATCAGCAAGCGCGACACCGTGCGCCGAACCAGTGACGTCGCTCTGGCGACGCGGGTGCTCAACACCGGCCGCAGCGCCCGCTTGATCAAGCGGCGCGGCCCCGCGGCCGGGCACCGAAGCGATCCCGACTGGCGCCCGATGCACGACGACCGCGATGAGCACGAGGACTTCGACGGGGACGAAGCGAAAACCGCCCCGCGCAAGGTCATCGTGCTGGCCGCCGCCAAGCCTGTGGAGGTCGAGTCCGAGTCGGAGTACCTCGATGTCGACGTCGTGGAGGAGGACTCCGGTGCTCTGCCGCTGGGCGCCACCGCCCGCCAGCGCCTCGAGGATCCCGTTCTGCCACTGGACTTCACCACCGCCGAGGACATCGGCGCTGCGCCCGACGAAGCGGAGGAGCCCGACGAAGCGGAGGCGCCCGCTGAAGCGGTCTACGAGGCCGGCCCGCCGACTGCTGCCATCCGCACGCCCGCCGATGCGGAGTTCGAGATCGACGAGCGCGTTGAGGAACCCATCGACGAGGTGATCGAGGACGACGTTCTCGAGGAGGAGCCCGTCGATGAAGTAGTGGAGGACGAGGCGTTCGACGACACCGTCGAGGACGAGCCCGCCGACGAGATCGACGAGGAACTCGAGTACCGGGCCGAGGGCACCGACCACGACTACGAGACCGTCGACGACTCGTCGGGTCTTGAGGCCGTCTCGGAGAGTGATCTGGACGACTCGATGTCGCAGCCGCGACGTGACCGCTACCAGACCAAGACCGCCGCCGCGGTGAGCGCGCGCAAGTTCGCGTTCCGCAAGCGGATGCTGATGTCGATGGCGGCGCTGCTGCTCGTTTCCGGTGTTGCGGCCGTCTTCCTGGGCTCGGCGCTGTGGTGGGTGTGCGGCACGGTCGGCGCGGTGACAGTGCTCTACCTCGGCTATCTGCGTCGGCAGACTCGCATCGAGGAGCAGCTGCGACGCCGTCGCGCGCAGCGTATGGCGCGGTCCAGGCTGGGCGTGGAGAACACCAAAGACCAGGAGTTCGATGTCGTGCCGTCACGGCTGCGGCGTCCCGGTGCGGTGGTGTTGGAGATCGATGACGAGGATCCGGTCTTCGAGCACCTCGACTACGCGACCTTCGGCGAATACCACCTACAGCGTGCGGCCGGGGAGTAA
- a CDS encoding PPOX class F420-dependent oxidoreductase: protein MATTPLTADVIAFLSEGTRTGKLGYLAADGRPLVAPIWFLVEDGQLVFNTGSTTAKGRALLRDPRAVLVVDDDKPPFSFVQVQGIASISANDTDLLETATRIAARYMGQDRAEEFGRRNGVPGELVVRITPTKVIAAFDVAD from the coding sequence ATGGCAACCACGCCTCTGACCGCCGACGTCATCGCCTTCCTGTCCGAGGGCACCCGCACCGGCAAGCTCGGATACCTCGCCGCGGACGGCCGGCCGCTGGTGGCCCCCATCTGGTTCCTCGTCGAGGACGGCCAATTGGTCTTCAACACCGGGAGTACAACTGCGAAGGGGCGTGCGCTTCTTCGCGACCCCCGTGCCGTGCTCGTTGTCGACGACGACAAACCGCCGTTCTCGTTCGTGCAGGTTCAGGGCATCGCCTCGATCAGTGCGAACGACACCGACCTGTTAGAAACCGCCACCCGGATCGCCGCGCGGTACATGGGCCAGGACCGTGCTGAGGAGTTCGGCCGGCGCAACGGGGTTCCCGGCGAACTGGTGGTCCGAATCACGCCGACCAAGGTCATCGCGGCGTTCGATGTGGCCGACTGA
- a CDS encoding amidohydrolase family protein, with the protein MSMTADRRIAATQRIAVRCVDSDVHPMPRSGELAQYIPEPWRSKYYGTHAFGDLIYYDAPDYAHSYAMRVDTFPADGEFPGSDPDLAFRQLIMEAGSDIAILEPGAYPARLAGADHAMSCALNAWQANHWLDSHNNWHERWRGSICVSIETPDDAAAEIEKWADHPYMAQILIKAERRPSWGDPIYDPVWSAATKHDITVSCHLSRSHFEELPTPPVGFPSYNHDFMTTYSLLAANQVMSLIFDGVFDRFPTLRIVFVEHAFTWILPLMWRMDAIYEKRKSWMDIKRKPSEYIKDHIKFTTQPLDYPQDKTELSRAFDWMECEKILLYSSDYPHWTFDDPRWLVKHLPEHAREAIMFRNGIETYKLPETVPVLEGQTRVF; encoded by the coding sequence ATGTCGATGACAGCCGATCGACGTATCGCGGCCACCCAGCGCATCGCTGTGCGGTGCGTCGACTCCGATGTCCATCCCATGCCACGAAGCGGCGAGCTGGCGCAGTACATCCCGGAGCCGTGGCGAAGCAAGTACTACGGCACACATGCGTTCGGGGACCTGATCTACTACGACGCGCCTGACTACGCGCACTCCTATGCGATGCGAGTCGATACCTTTCCCGCCGATGGCGAGTTCCCCGGCAGCGATCCTGACCTGGCGTTCCGGCAACTGATCATGGAGGCGGGCTCCGACATCGCGATTCTCGAACCCGGCGCCTATCCCGCCCGATTGGCCGGGGCGGACCACGCCATGAGTTGTGCGTTGAACGCGTGGCAGGCCAATCACTGGCTGGACAGCCACAACAACTGGCACGAACGGTGGCGTGGTTCGATCTGCGTCTCGATAGAGACTCCCGATGACGCCGCCGCCGAGATCGAGAAGTGGGCTGACCACCCGTACATGGCACAGATCCTGATCAAGGCCGAGCGGCGCCCGTCCTGGGGCGACCCGATCTACGATCCGGTCTGGAGTGCCGCGACGAAACACGACATCACGGTGAGCTGCCATCTGTCCCGTAGCCACTTCGAGGAATTACCCACCCCGCCAGTGGGATTCCCCAGTTACAACCACGACTTCATGACCACCTACTCGCTGCTGGCGGCCAATCAGGTGATGAGCCTGATCTTCGACGGCGTCTTCGACCGCTTCCCGACGCTGCGCATCGTGTTCGTCGAGCACGCGTTCACCTGGATCCTGCCGCTGATGTGGCGGATGGACGCCATCTACGAGAAGCGCAAATCCTGGATGGACATCAAGCGCAAGCCCAGCGAGTACATCAAGGACCACATCAAGTTCACCACCCAGCCGCTGGACTATCCGCAGGACAAGACCGAACTCTCGCGCGCCTTCGACTGGATGGAGTGCGAGAAGATCCTGCTCTACAGCAGCGACTACCCGCACTGGACGTTCGACGACCCACGCTGGCTGGTCAAACACCTGCCCGAACACGCCCGCGAGGCCATCATGTTCCGCAACGGCATCGAGACCTACAAACTGCCCGAGACCGTGCCGGTGCTCGAGGGCCAGACCCGAGTCTTCTAG
- a CDS encoding YdeI/OmpD-associated family protein: MSNPQVPGGVVHELPADLRDALRGNDTALAAWNDITPLARNEFICWVEDAKQAATRERRIRRTQEELEEGMRRPCCWPGCKHRERTGS; the protein is encoded by the coding sequence ATGAGCAACCCGCAAGTGCCCGGCGGGGTGGTGCACGAGCTGCCCGCGGATCTGCGCGACGCGTTGAGGGGCAATGACACGGCACTGGCTGCCTGGAACGACATCACGCCGCTCGCACGCAACGAGTTCATCTGTTGGGTTGAGGACGCCAAGCAGGCGGCGACCCGGGAGCGGCGCATTCGCCGGACCCAGGAGGAGCTGGAGGAGGGCATGCGACGGCCCTGCTGCTGGCCGGGATGCAAGCACCGCGAGCGGACCGGCAGCTAG
- a CDS encoding amidohydrolase family protein — protein MSAPNRIDVHQHIVPPGYAEWLRTKGIADAGGRALPNWSAESALSMMDDIGTATGILSVSTPGTGPAADEGEAVRIAREVNDYSAELAKDRPDRFGFFATPPMPYLGQAVAEIARALDDLGADGVVLLANTNGTYLGQPGQDELFAELDRRAAVVFIHPAELPGPTVPGIAPFAADFLLDTTRAAYLLVRNEVRRRYPNIRFILSHAGGFVPYAAHRMAVGMVADTGRSPMDSLEDFAGFYFDTALSGSAAALPSLLAFAKPGHVLFGSDWPFAPPPAVQYFTAGLDDYPGITDHAAINRDNATALFSRLGTP, from the coding sequence ATGTCCGCACCCAACAGGATCGACGTCCATCAACACATCGTGCCGCCGGGATACGCCGAATGGCTGAGGACCAAGGGCATCGCCGACGCGGGAGGCCGCGCCCTACCGAACTGGAGCGCCGAGTCAGCGCTGTCGATGATGGACGACATCGGCACGGCGACAGGCATCCTGTCGGTGTCCACACCCGGCACCGGCCCCGCCGCCGACGAGGGTGAAGCGGTGCGGATCGCCCGCGAGGTCAACGATTACAGTGCCGAGCTGGCCAAGGACCGACCCGACAGGTTCGGCTTCTTCGCGACCCCGCCAATGCCCTACCTCGGGCAGGCCGTCGCCGAGATCGCACGCGCACTGGACGACCTCGGCGCCGACGGTGTGGTGCTGCTCGCCAACACCAACGGCACCTACCTCGGCCAGCCCGGACAGGATGAGTTGTTCGCTGAACTGGACCGACGCGCCGCGGTGGTGTTCATCCACCCCGCCGAACTCCCCGGGCCCACCGTCCCCGGCATCGCCCCGTTCGCCGCGGACTTCCTGCTCGACACCACCCGTGCCGCGTACCTTCTGGTGCGCAACGAGGTCCGTCGCCGCTACCCCAACATCAGGTTCATCCTCAGCCACGCAGGCGGTTTCGTGCCCTACGCCGCGCACCGAATGGCCGTGGGAATGGTCGCCGACACTGGCCGCAGTCCGATGGACAGCCTCGAGGATTTCGCCGGGTTCTACTTCGACACCGCGCTGTCGGGCAGCGCCGCCGCTCTGCCAAGCCTGCTCGCGTTCGCCAAGCCGGGGCACGTCCTGTTCGGCAGCGACTGGCCCTTCGCCCCGCCGCCGGCAGTGCAGTACTTCACCGCGGGTCTCGACGACTACCCAGGCATCACGGACCACGCTGCGATCAACCGCGACAACGCCACCGCGCTGTTCTCCCGCCTGGGCACCCCGTAG
- a CDS encoding nuclear transport factor 2 family protein produces MDVSTDNAAVLIELEAIKQLKARYCRYLDTKDWTAWRQLFADDFISDTSQSGGKIINGADEFVAFTRKALRSQATVHQVHAPEIELTSPTTARGVWALEDVVRFGPGVNLRGYGHYTETYEKVGTEWLIASSKLTRLREDVFNGLVAVYLSPRIHRVLKKVARRVVK; encoded by the coding sequence ATGGATGTCTCGACCGACAATGCCGCTGTGCTGATCGAGCTTGAGGCGATCAAACAACTGAAGGCCCGCTACTGCCGCTACCTGGACACCAAGGACTGGACCGCCTGGCGGCAGCTCTTCGCCGATGACTTCATCAGCGACACCTCACAGTCCGGCGGCAAGATCATCAACGGCGCCGACGAGTTCGTTGCGTTCACCCGGAAGGCCCTGCGCTCCCAGGCCACCGTGCATCAAGTGCATGCGCCCGAGATCGAACTGACCTCCCCGACGACCGCCCGCGGCGTGTGGGCGCTCGAGGACGTCGTCCGGTTCGGCCCTGGCGTGAACCTTCGCGGCTACGGCCACTACACCGAGACCTACGAGAAGGTCGGCACCGAGTGGCTGATCGCGAGTTCCAAACTCACCCGGCTCCGCGAAGACGTATTCAACGGGCTTGTCGCCGTGTATCTCTCGCCCCGGATCCACAGGGTGTTGAAGAAGGTCGCTCGCCGAGTCGTCAAGTAG
- a CDS encoding hemerythrin domain-containing protein, producing the protein MDDISSLILADHAWFREQFAQLDELRALASPNRDALERVWRPLADKLDVHAYVEEKIFYPQLLKRGADDPEGETLDAIGDHNEIRDGVRAADAASLGSTKWWDAVDRTREANDDHMGEEEREGLSDFRRHAPIGLREALGEQYSEFMARHPTTKGLHIVDRDPQAYVYRFEATGAPRPADHSLGIGSLKGESNRPG; encoded by the coding sequence ATGGATGACATCAGCAGCTTGATACTCGCCGACCACGCGTGGTTCCGCGAGCAGTTCGCACAGCTCGACGAGCTGCGGGCGCTGGCGTCGCCCAACAGAGATGCGCTCGAGAGGGTTTGGCGTCCTCTCGCCGACAAGCTGGATGTTCACGCATACGTCGAGGAGAAGATCTTCTACCCACAGCTTTTGAAGCGCGGCGCCGACGATCCGGAGGGTGAGACACTCGATGCGATAGGCGATCACAACGAAATTCGTGACGGTGTACGCGCAGCCGACGCAGCGAGCCTTGGGAGTACCAAGTGGTGGGACGCAGTCGATCGGACCCGCGAGGCGAACGACGACCACATGGGCGAGGAGGAACGCGAGGGTCTGTCAGACTTTCGCCGCCATGCGCCCATCGGGCTCCGTGAGGCGCTGGGCGAGCAGTACAGCGAGTTCATGGCCCGGCACCCCACGACGAAGGGCCTGCACATCGTCGACCGTGACCCGCAGGCCTATGTCTACAGATTCGAGGCGACAGGTGCACCTCGGCCAGCTGACCACTCCCTGGGCATCGGCAGCCTGAAGGGCGAGTCGAATCGACCCGGATAG
- a CDS encoding VOC family protein — protein MTTPPTGNPDTMIGRLRSMVVDCKNPEALAQFYASLVGGELDVSDANWTVLTTPHGTRLAFQLSPEHQPPRFPDPAGSQQFHLDIQVDDVDTAERDVLAVGATRVPDVGNEGPGDAFRVYRDPAGHTFCLVWGIPPEPDPPA, from the coding sequence TTGACGACGCCACCCACCGGTAATCCCGACACCATGATCGGACGGCTGCGCTCGATGGTGGTGGACTGCAAGAATCCGGAGGCGCTGGCGCAGTTCTACGCCAGCCTGGTCGGTGGCGAGCTGGACGTCTCCGACGCCAACTGGACCGTGCTGACCACTCCCCATGGCACCCGGCTGGCGTTTCAGCTCTCGCCAGAGCACCAGCCGCCGCGGTTCCCCGACCCCGCCGGGTCACAGCAGTTCCACCTGGACATCCAGGTCGACGACGTGGATACCGCCGAGCGAGACGTGCTGGCAGTCGGGGCAACTCGCGTACCCGACGTCGGCAACGAGGGGCCTGGCGATGCCTTCCGCGTCTATCGCGACCCCGCCGGGCACACTTTCTGCCTCGTGTGGGGCATTCCACCCGAACCCGATCCGCCGGCCTAG